The DNA sequence TACGTGCTGAGTTTCGTTTACGTGGGCATTTACTGGAACAACCATCATCACATGTTGCAGGCCGTGGAACGCGTCAACGGACACATCCTGTGGGCGAATTTGCATTTGCTGTTCTGGCTGTCGCTGTTTCCGTTTGCCGCTGGCTGGATGGGAGAAAATCACTTTGCGGTGTTCCCGGTAATGCTTTACGGATTGATCCTGTTTATGGCGGCCATTGCGTATTTCATTCTGGCGCGCGCGCTGACGGCGCATCACGGCAGAGATTCCAAAATCGCCATCGCAATGGGAAACGATCTCAAAGGAATCATTTCGCCGTTCATTTATATCCTGGCGATTGCGCTGGCCTTTTTGAATCCCTGGATCGCGTTCGCTTTGTATGTGGTTGTCGCCATCGTCTGGGTGGTTCCAGACCGCCGGTTTGAAAACCTGTTCCGGGAAAACGAAACCTGAATTCAACTGAAAGGAAAAGATCATGATCATTGGCGCTCACATGATTGTTTACAGCAAAGACGCAGAAGCCGATCGGGCCTTTTTCCGCGATACGCTCGGTTTTGCTTCGGTGGATGCAGGACATGGTTGGTTGATTTTTGCGCTTCCACCGGCAGAAGCCGCCTTCCATCCCGCTGATGCTTCGGCGGAGGAGTTTGACAAACACGAGCTTTACCTGATGTGCGATGACCTGAAAGCCGAGATGGCCGCTCTGGCGGCGAAGGGTGTCCATTGTTCGGAAGTGCAGGAAGCCAGATGGGGTTCGATTACCAGAATTCAGCTTCCCGGTGGAGGCCGTCTGGGACTGTATCAGCCTAAGCATCCGACCGCATTGAACCTTCATTCAACTCATCCTTGATGAACGACCGTAGCGCCAGAGAAGCTGATCCAGCCCGTGAAGCGCGGCTATACTTCGACCGGTTGCGGTAAGCGGTTTCTTTTCCTCCAATCAGGTGGGCACTCTGACGCAGCGGCTTCGCGCTGAAGCCGCGAACGAT is a window from the Acidobacteriota bacterium genome containing:
- a CDS encoding DUF1211 domain-containing protein, which codes for MHKGRMEAFSDGVIAIIITIMVLELKVPHGESLSELRPLIPVFVSYVLSFVYVGIYWNNHHHMLQAVERVNGHILWANLHLLFWLSLFPFAAGWMGENHFAVFPVMLYGLILFMAAIAYFILARALTAHHGRDSKIAIAMGNDLKGIISPFIYILAIALAFLNPWIAFALYVVVAIVWVVPDRRFENLFRENET
- a CDS encoding extradiol dioxygenase; protein product: MIIGAHMIVYSKDAEADRAFFRDTLGFASVDAGHGWLIFALPPAEAAFHPADASAEEFDKHELYLMCDDLKAEMAALAAKGVHCSEVQEARWGSITRIQLPGGGRLGLYQPKHPTALNLHSTHP